In Sorghum bicolor cultivar BTx623 chromosome 10, Sorghum_bicolor_NCBIv3, whole genome shotgun sequence, one genomic interval encodes:
- the LOC8068756 gene encoding thaumatin-like protein 1b has translation MSSGQARQAPFALLHVVLVIVISSRVGGVSSTRTLTITNHCGHTVWPGILSSAGSPALETTGFALEPGQSRSLPAPHGWSGRLWGRTHCSTDTSSGRFACATANCGSGRLDCAGHGAKPPATLAEFTFDGHEGLDFYDVSLVDGYNLPMLVEPHAPHGGGANCLLTGCVMDLNAACPAELRVGDRGDGGGAAVACKSACEAFGTAEHCCHGEHGNPNACWPTAYSQFFKKSCPRAYSYAYDDATSTFTCAGGGTSYAITFCPSTTSVKSVETDPQIRAAVGGGGRVASSSWRTMPSIIESSLVLLGVAMAALSHVF, from the exons ATGTCGTCGGGCCAAGCACGCCAAGCTCCATTCGCCCTGCTCCACGTCgtcctcgtcatcgtcatctCCTCCCGAGTTGGAGGTGTTTCCTCGACGAGAACATTGACCATCACGAACCACTGCGGGCACACGGTGTGGCCGGGCATCCTATCCAGCGCGGGCTCGCCGGCGCTGGAAACCACGGGCTTCGCCCTAGAACCAGGCCAGTCACGGTCGCTGCCGGCGCCGCACGGGTGGTCGGGCCGTCTCTGGGGCCGCACCCACTGCTCCACCGACACGTCGTCAGGGCGGTTCGCCTGCGCCACGGCCAACTGCGGCTCCGGCCGGCTGGACTGCGCGGGCCACGGCGCCAAACCGCCCGCGACGCTGGCCGAGTTCACTTTCGACGGCCACGAAGGCCTCGACTTCTACGACGTCAGCCTCGTGGACGGCTACAACCTGCCGATGCTGGTGGAGCCGCACGCAccgcacggcggcggcgccaactGCCTGCTGACGGGGTGCGTGATGGACCTCAACGCCGCGTGCCCCGCCGAGCTCCGCGTCGGTGAccgtggcgacggcggcggcgccgccgtggCGTGCAAGAGCGCCTGCGAGGCGTTCGGCACCGCGGAGCACTGCTGCCACGGGGAGCACGGGAACCCCAACGCGTGCTGGCCGACGGCGTACTCCCAGTTCTTCAAGAAGTCGTGCCCGCGGGCGTACAGCTATGCCTACGACGACGCCACCTCCACCTTCAcctgcgccggcggcggcacgTCGTACGCCATCACCTTCTGCCCGAGCACGACTAG TGTCAAATCGGTGGAAACAGACCCGCAAATACGAGCGGCCGTCGGCGGTGGCGGGCGAGTGGCGTCGTCGTCGTGGCGCACCATGCCGTCCATTATTGAATCCAGCCTTGTCCTCCTCGGCGTCGCCATGGCGGCGCTTTCGCATGTCTTTTAA
- the LOC110430963 gene encoding dapper homolog 3-like, whose translation MASMTHRQLGYPHHHGAGQHTLRPLQRPSPHKATGAGRRSRASSAPARPKPLRRSCSCCRAASSLEDGEEEGERKALLCSGPSSSKSLPEPSSGSSQKTSLSEEAARGGGAQHPSGSAGRPGGGAPPSQACQRRVGGGELGAGPSTPELCASALCYDPASPCRDARDYAAVATLAARLLVRNGTATRDTVAVAATAAPPRPPAAGTKPERRRVADPAAAHRIWPAAACRRRTPPDTSGERWRGGGERGRGGGGRDAHGATSGQPPPPPPRDHGDGGRGGPERRGGSWVAPSPPESPVGRALEGRPTCIVLHV comes from the coding sequence ATGGCATCAATGACGCACCGCCAACTTGGCTACCCACACCACCACGGTGCGGGGCAGCACACGTTGCGGCCTCTGCAGCGCCCTAGCCCTCACAAGGCCACCGGGGCGGGACGCCGGAGTCGAGCGAGCTCAGCCCCGGCCCGACCAAAACCTCTCCGGAGGTCCTGTTCTTGCTGTCGCGCCGCCTCGAGCCTTGAGGACGGCGAGGAGGAAGGGGAACGCAAGGCTCTCCTCTGCTCCGGGCCGTCGTCCTCGAAGTCGCTCCCGGAGCCGTCGTCTGGCTCCTCCCAGAAGACGTCGCTGTCGGAAGAGGCGGCGCGCGGTGGGGGCGCACAGCATCCGTCGGGGTCCGCCGGCCGGCCCGGGGGAGGAGCACCGCCGAGCCAGGCATGCCAGCGCCGGGTTGGGGGCGGCGAACTCGGCGCTGGACCAAGCACGCCGGAGCTCTGCGCCTCCGCGCTCTGCTACGACCCGGCGTCGCCGTGCCGCGACGCGCGCGACTACGCGGCGGTGGCGACGCTCGCCGCCAGGCTCCTGGTCCGCAACGGCACCGCGACCAGGGACACCGTGGCCGTGGCCGCGACGGCGGCGCCTCCCCGACCCCCGGCCGCCGGGACGAAGCCTGAGCGCCGCAGGGTGGCAGATCCGGCCGCCGCCCACCGGATCTGGCCGGCTGCCGCCTGCCGCCGCCGGACACCGCCGGACACGTCGGGGGAGAGGTGGAGGGGGGGAGGAGAgcgggggagggggggggggggaagagaCGCGCACGGGGCCACTTcggggcagccgccgccgccgccgccacgggaTCACGGCGACGGCGGCCGGGGAGGGCCGGAGAGGAGGGGGGGGAGCTGGGTGGCGCCGTCGCCCCCCGAGTCGCCCGTTGGGAGGGCGCTCGAGGGTCGTCCCACCTGTATTGTGTTACATGTTTAG
- the LOC8068757 gene encoding early nodulin-93 — translation MSTVTRASLDQKLALAKRCSREATLAGAKAAAVATIASAIPTLASVRMLPWAKANINPTGQALIISTVAGMAYFIAADKKILSLARRHSFEGAPEHLRNTSFQGTGRPHPAFFRP, via the exons ATGTCGACGGTGACCCGTGCATCCCTTGATCAGAAGCTTGCCCTCGCCAAGCGATGCTCGCGAG AGGCGACCCTTGCCGGAGCCAAGGCGGCAGCTGTGGCAACTATCGCCTCCGCGATTCCTACT CTTGCGAGCGTGAGGATGCTGCCATGGGCGAAGGCCAACATCAACCCCACAGGCCAGGCACTCATCATCTCAACAGTTGCTGGGATGGCCTACTTCATCGCCGCCGACAAGAAGATCCTCTCGCTGGCGAGGCGCCACTCTTTCGAGGGCGCACCGGAGCACCTCAGGAACACCTCCTTCCAGGGCACCGGTCGCCCACACCCGGCTTTCTTCAGGCCATGA